A DNA window from Paenibacillus andongensis contains the following coding sequences:
- the fusA gene encoding elongation factor G, translating to MAREFSLKNTRNIGIMAHIDAGKTTTTERILYYTGKVHKIGEVHEGAATMDWMEQEQERGITITSAATTAQWEGHRINIIDTPGHVDFTVEVERSLRVLDGAVGVFSAKEGVEPQSETVWRQADKYNVPRIAYVNKMDIIGADFLQVVESMRQKLGANAVAIQLPIGAENEFKGIIDLVDEVAYMYKDDLGKDIEKIEIPAEFKDQVAELRLELIEKVAELDEELTMKYLEGEELTVDEIKAALRKGVCEVKIFPVIVGSSYRNKGVQLMLDAVINYLPSPLDVPDIKGVLDDGTEVVRKSADDQPFSALAFKIMTDPFVGRLTFFRVYSGTLNSGSYVVNATKGKRERVGRILQMHANSRQEISIVYAGDIAAAVGLKDTTTGDTLCDEKNPVILEKMVFPEPVIQLAVEPKTKADQDKMGIALQKLAEEDPTFRASTDEETGQTIIAGMGELHLEILVDRMLREFKVETNVGKPQVAYRETFRAAAKVEGKFVRQSGGRGQYGHCWVEFEPQEAGTGFIFESKVVGGSIPREYIAPIQAGIEESMKNGVIAGFPLVDIKATVVDGSYHDVDSNEMAFKIAGSMALKAAKEKCKPVLLEPIMKVEVTVPEEYMGDVMGDLNSRRGRIEGMDNRHGAQIIRAKVPLSEMFGYSTTLRSRTQGRGVYSMELSHYEEVPKSIAEEIIAKGKGA from the coding sequence ATGGCTAGAGAGTTCTCCTTAAAAAACACACGTAATATCGGGATCATGGCTCATATCGATGCTGGTAAAACGACAACAACAGAGCGCATTTTGTACTATACTGGTAAAGTTCACAAAATCGGAGAAGTGCATGAAGGTGCAGCTACGATGGACTGGATGGAACAGGAGCAAGAGCGCGGAATCACGATTACTTCCGCCGCTACAACTGCGCAATGGGAAGGTCACCGCATCAATATTATTGATACCCCGGGGCACGTTGACTTTACCGTTGAGGTAGAGCGTTCCCTTCGTGTGTTGGATGGAGCAGTTGGTGTATTTAGTGCGAAAGAGGGCGTTGAGCCTCAATCGGAAACAGTTTGGAGACAAGCTGATAAATACAACGTTCCACGTATTGCTTACGTAAACAAAATGGATATCATCGGTGCAGACTTCTTGCAAGTTGTTGAATCCATGCGTCAAAAACTTGGTGCAAATGCAGTAGCTATTCAACTTCCAATTGGTGCTGAGAATGAATTCAAAGGCATCATCGACTTGGTAGATGAAGTTGCTTATATGTACAAAGACGATCTTGGTAAGGATATCGAGAAAATCGAAATTCCTGCTGAGTTCAAAGATCAAGTCGCAGAACTTCGTTTGGAACTGATCGAGAAAGTTGCTGAGCTTGATGAAGAGCTCACAATGAAATATCTTGAAGGTGAAGAACTTACTGTTGATGAAATCAAAGCAGCTCTGCGCAAAGGTGTCTGCGAAGTGAAAATCTTCCCAGTTATCGTAGGGTCTTCTTACAGAAACAAAGGTGTTCAATTGATGTTGGATGCAGTTATTAATTACCTGCCATCCCCTCTTGATGTACCTGACATTAAAGGTGTACTTGACGATGGTACTGAAGTGGTTCGTAAGTCCGCTGATGATCAACCTTTCTCAGCGCTTGCTTTCAAAATCATGACAGATCCTTTCGTTGGTCGTCTTACGTTCTTCCGTGTTTACTCTGGTACCTTGAACTCCGGTTCCTATGTCGTTAACGCGACTAAAGGTAAACGTGAGCGTGTTGGTCGTATCCTGCAAATGCATGCGAACAGCCGTCAAGAAATCAGCATTGTATACGCTGGTGACATCGCCGCGGCCGTTGGATTGAAAGATACAACGACAGGTGATACACTTTGTGATGAGAAAAATCCAGTTATCCTTGAGAAAATGGTCTTCCCTGAACCGGTTATCCAGCTTGCTGTTGAACCGAAGACGAAAGCCGACCAAGATAAAATGGGTATCGCATTGCAAAAGCTTGCTGAAGAAGATCCGACTTTCCGTGCTTCTACAGACGAAGAAACAGGACAAACGATCATCGCTGGTATGGGTGAGCTTCACCTTGAGATCCTCGTTGACCGTATGCTTCGCGAGTTCAAAGTAGAAACCAATGTAGGTAAACCACAAGTTGCTTATCGTGAAACGTTCCGCGCAGCAGCTAAAGTTGAGGGTAAATTCGTTCGTCAATCCGGTGGTCGTGGTCAATACGGACATTGTTGGGTTGAGTTTGAACCTCAAGAAGCTGGTACAGGCTTCATTTTCGAAAGCAAAGTAGTGGGCGGATCTATTCCAAGAGAATATATCGCACCTATTCAAGCTGGTATCGAAGAGTCCATGAAGAACGGTGTAATCGCAGGATTCCCGCTCGTGGATATCAAAGCTACTGTTGTCGATGGATCTTACCATGATGTTGACTCCAATGAAATGGCGTTCAAAATCGCGGGTTCCATGGCGCTTAAAGCAGCTAAAGAAAAATGTAAACCGGTTCTTCTTGAGCCAATCATGAAGGTTGAAGTTACTGTACCAGAAGAGTACATGGGCGATGTTATGGGTGACCTTAACTCCCGTCGTGGACGCATCGAAGGTATGGATAACCGTCATGGCGCGCAAATCATCCGTGCTAAAGTGCCTTTGTCCGAAATGTTTGGATATTCCACAACACTTCGTTCAAGAACACAAGGCCGTGGTGTTTACTCCATGGAACTTTCACATTATGAAGAAGTACCTAAGTCCATTGCAGAAGAAATTATTGCAAAAGGCAAAGGCGCTTAA